In one window of Streptomyces sp. NBC_01224 DNA:
- the sepH gene encoding septation protein SepH, whose product MPELRVVAVSNDGTRLVLKAADSTEYTLPIDERLRAAVRNDRARLGQIEIEVESHLRPRDIQARIRAGASAEEVAQFAGIPVDRVRRFEGPVLAERAFMAERARKTPVRRPGENTGPQLGEAVQERLLLRGADKETVQWDSWRRDDGTWEVLLVYRVAGEPHSASWTYDPPRRLVQAVDDEARSLIGETDDVAAPEPSFPFVPRIARLPRDRPLDRALDRQMERPTAPAPVPEPEEHIGGISAGERDSLTSLLEAVPSFRGDMVVPERPAPPEPPAIEPAAQEPEADEPPAAAASAGAGSAYADVLMPRAVAGHRDRLTGTTDRQAEADGVRPGRRAAVPSWDEIVFGTRRKKQD is encoded by the coding sequence ATGCCCGAACTGCGTGTCGTGGCCGTCTCCAACGACGGCACACGACTGGTGCTCAAGGCTGCGGACAGCACGGAGTACACGCTTCCGATCGACGAGCGGTTGCGAGCCGCCGTGCGCAACGACCGCGCGCGGCTCGGCCAGATCGAGATCGAGGTGGAGAGCCACCTCCGCCCCCGCGACATCCAGGCCCGGATACGAGCCGGTGCCTCCGCGGAGGAGGTAGCTCAGTTCGCCGGGATTCCGGTCGACCGTGTCCGCCGCTTCGAGGGCCCCGTGCTCGCGGAGCGCGCCTTCATGGCCGAGCGGGCCCGGAAGACTCCTGTGCGCCGTCCCGGCGAGAACACCGGCCCCCAGCTCGGCGAGGCGGTGCAGGAGCGACTGCTGCTGCGCGGCGCCGACAAGGAGACCGTCCAGTGGGACTCCTGGCGCCGTGACGACGGCACCTGGGAAGTCCTGCTGGTCTACCGGGTCGCGGGCGAGCCGCACTCGGCGAGCTGGACGTACGACCCGCCGCGCCGGCTGGTCCAGGCCGTGGACGACGAGGCGCGTTCGCTGATCGGCGAGACCGACGACGTCGCCGCGCCCGAACCAAGCTTCCCGTTCGTACCGCGGATCGCCCGGCTGCCCCGCGACCGGCCGCTGGACCGCGCCCTGGACCGCCAGATGGAGCGCCCCACGGCGCCGGCACCCGTGCCCGAGCCGGAGGAACACATCGGCGGCATCTCGGCCGGCGAGCGCGATTCGCTGACCAGCCTGCTGGAGGCGGTGCCGAGCTTCCGCGGCGACATGGTGGTGCCGGAACGGCCCGCACCGCCCGAGCCTCCGGCCATCGAGCCTGCCGCGCAGGAGCCGGAGGCCGATGAGCCGCCGGCCGCGGCAGCCTCCGCAGGCGCCGGTTCCGCCTACGCGGATGTGCTCATGCCGCGAGCGGTGGCCGGCCATCGCGACCGGCTGACCGGGACGACGGACCGCCAGGCCGAGGCGGACGGCGTCCGACCGGGCCGCCGGGCCGCCGTGCCGAGCTGGGACGAGATCGTCTTCGGTACACGCCGGAAGAAGCAGGACTGA
- a CDS encoding sulfurtransferase, translated as MKPIITASECASESAGPRPPVLLDVRWQLGGPHGRPGYEAGHIPGAVFVDLDAELAGPAGSGGRHPLPDPEEFGAVMRRAGVSRGTPVVVYDGGQGWAAARGWWLLRWTGHEDVRVLDGGLAAWEGELQTETPTPVEGDFRPVPGALPLLDAERAAALARSGLLLDARAAERYRGDVEPIDRVGGHIPGAVSAPTSENAGDDGRFLPAESLAARFEKLGVGRSPEVGVYCGSGVSAAHEVLALAVAGIPAALYAGSWSEWSGDESRPVAKGPDPQ; from the coding sequence ATGAAGCCCATCATCACCGCATCCGAATGCGCGAGCGAGTCGGCGGGGCCACGTCCGCCGGTGCTCCTGGACGTACGTTGGCAGCTGGGCGGCCCGCACGGCCGTCCTGGCTACGAGGCCGGGCACATCCCCGGTGCGGTATTCGTCGATCTCGACGCGGAACTTGCCGGTCCGGCAGGCAGCGGCGGCCGTCACCCGCTGCCCGATCCGGAGGAATTCGGCGCGGTGATGCGCCGAGCAGGTGTCTCCCGGGGCACTCCCGTGGTCGTGTACGACGGCGGCCAGGGCTGGGCGGCGGCGCGCGGCTGGTGGCTGCTGCGCTGGACGGGGCACGAGGACGTCCGGGTTCTGGACGGCGGTCTCGCGGCCTGGGAGGGGGAGCTCCAGACGGAGACCCCGACCCCGGTCGAGGGTGACTTCCGGCCCGTCCCCGGTGCTCTGCCGCTGCTGGACGCGGAGAGGGCGGCGGCGCTGGCCCGCTCGGGTCTGCTGCTCGACGCGCGAGCCGCCGAACGCTACCGGGGCGATGTGGAGCCGATCGACCGGGTAGGCGGCCACATCCCAGGTGCCGTCTCGGCCCCGACCTCCGAGAACGCGGGGGACGACGGCCGATTCCTGCCCGCCGAATCGCTGGCGGCCCGCTTCGAGAAACTCGGTGTCGGCCGGTCGCCGGAGGTGGGCGTCTACTGCGGCTCCGGTGTCTCCGCCGCCCATGAGGTGCTGGCCCTGGCCGTTGCCGGGATCCCTGCGGCGCTGTACGCGGGCTCCTGGTCCGAGTGGTCCGGTGACGAGTCCCGTCCGGTCGCAAAGGGCCCCGACCCCCAGTGA
- a CDS encoding VOC family protein, producing MTEAAARRTPGTPCWASLIVHGLSTTQDFYADLFGWEFVPGPDQLGPYVRALIDGKVVAGIGQLPPDRHLPVAWTTYLATDDADVTAEMIRSCGGTVAVGPLDAGEAGRLAIASDPSGAVFGIWQAAAHVGTALAGAHGTPVWNELVTSETSTVCKFYQTVFGYEAEAVVSADFDYQTLHLNGRPVASLHGVGHALPRDRGPHWMTYFEVTDTDAAAHRVVELGGYILQPVREGSSGRVATVADPEGAVFTIVRTAAR from the coding sequence ATGACCGAGGCTGCCGCCCGGCGCACGCCCGGAACACCATGCTGGGCGAGTCTGATTGTGCACGGCCTGAGCACGACCCAGGACTTCTACGCCGATCTGTTCGGCTGGGAGTTCGTGCCCGGCCCGGACCAGCTGGGTCCGTACGTCCGCGCGCTGATCGACGGGAAAGTGGTCGCGGGCATCGGGCAGCTGCCGCCCGACCGCCATCTGCCGGTCGCCTGGACGACCTATCTGGCCACCGACGACGCCGATGTCACGGCGGAGATGATCCGCTCCTGCGGCGGCACGGTCGCCGTCGGACCGCTCGACGCGGGCGAGGCGGGCCGGCTCGCCATCGCCTCCGACCCCAGCGGCGCGGTCTTCGGGATCTGGCAGGCCGCCGCGCATGTCGGTACGGCGCTCGCGGGAGCCCACGGGACACCGGTCTGGAACGAGCTGGTGACCAGCGAGACCTCGACGGTCTGCAAGTTCTACCAGACGGTTTTCGGCTACGAGGCGGAGGCGGTCGTCTCGGCCGACTTCGACTACCAGACCCTGCATCTGAACGGCCGCCCGGTGGCCTCGCTGCACGGCGTGGGCCACGCCCTGCCGCGCGACCGGGGCCCACACTGGATGACGTACTTCGAGGTCACCGACACCGACGCGGCCGCGCACCGCGTGGTGGAGCTCGGCGGATATATCCTGCAGCCGGTCCGGGAGGGGTCGAGCGGCAGGGTGGCGACCGTGGCCGATCCGGAGGGTGCGGTGTTCACAATCGTACGGACGGCCGCTCGCTGA
- a CDS encoding PaaX family transcriptional regulator encodes MNTVSGKEAESESGPLGKVQPRQLIVTVYGLYARDTEGWMSVASLIQLLADLGVEGPTVRSSVSRLKRAGLLEAESVSGAAGYRISPETERILRDGDPRIFAARRATADEGWVLVVFSVPESERAKRHTLRTQLTRLGFGSVSAGVWIAPGHVHDEAEDMLARHGLRSYADLFRADYLSVGGGTDGSGDLAAKVRSWWDTVRLQQLYVEFLAVHRPVAQRIASGSPVTDREAFTTYIRVLTDWRRLVYLDPGVARELLPAEWSGTEASELFDELHAQLAGPAHRHVERVRAG; translated from the coding sequence GTGAACACGGTGAGCGGAAAAGAGGCCGAGTCCGAATCGGGCCCGCTGGGCAAGGTGCAGCCGAGGCAGCTGATCGTGACGGTCTACGGGCTGTACGCGCGCGACACCGAAGGCTGGATGTCCGTGGCCTCGCTGATCCAGCTGCTCGCCGACCTCGGCGTCGAGGGGCCGACCGTGCGGTCCTCGGTCTCCCGGCTGAAGCGCGCCGGACTACTCGAAGCCGAATCGGTCTCCGGAGCTGCCGGATACCGGATCTCACCCGAGACCGAGCGGATTCTGCGCGACGGCGATCCGCGGATCTTCGCGGCCCGGCGGGCCACCGCGGACGAGGGCTGGGTGCTGGTCGTCTTCTCGGTGCCCGAGTCCGAACGTGCCAAGCGGCACACCCTGCGCACCCAGCTCACCCGGCTCGGCTTCGGTTCCGTGTCCGCCGGGGTGTGGATCGCACCGGGCCATGTGCACGACGAGGCGGAGGACATGCTGGCCCGGCACGGGCTGCGCTCGTACGCCGACCTCTTCCGGGCCGACTATCTGTCGGTGGGCGGGGGCACGGACGGGAGCGGGGATCTTGCGGCGAAAGTGCGCTCCTGGTGGGACACCGTCCGGCTGCAGCAGCTGTACGTCGAATTCCTCGCGGTGCACCGTCCGGTCGCCCAGCGGATCGCGAGCGGAAGTCCGGTGACGGACCGCGAGGCGTTCACGACGTACATCAGGGTCCTCACCGACTGGCGCCGGCTCGTCTACCTCGACCCCGGTGTCGCGCGTGAACTGCTGCCAGCCGAGTGGAGCGGAACCGAGGCTTCCGAGCTCTTCGACGAGTTGCACGCCCAGCTGGCCGGCCCCGCCCATCGGCATGTCGAACGGGTCCGGGCCGGCTGA
- a CDS encoding thymidine kinase, whose product MPELVFFSGTMDCGKSTLALQIGHNRSARGLQGVIFTRDDRAGEGKLSSRLGLVTEAVEADAGMDLYAHLVDLISRGGRADYVIVDEAQFLAPVQIDQLARIVDDLGMDVFAFGITTDFRTKLFPGSQRLIELADRVETLQVEALCWCGARATHNARTVGGEMVVEGAQVVVGDVNQQAGEVGYEVLCRRHHQRRTTSASARAAALSPDVLPVTSV is encoded by the coding sequence ATGCCCGAGCTTGTGTTCTTCTCCGGAACGATGGACTGCGGAAAGAGCACGCTGGCGCTGCAGATCGGCCACAACCGTTCGGCGCGCGGCCTGCAAGGCGTGATCTTCACCCGCGACGACCGGGCGGGGGAGGGCAAGCTCTCCTCACGTCTGGGGCTGGTCACCGAGGCCGTCGAGGCCGATGCGGGCATGGATCTGTACGCGCACCTCGTCGACCTCATCAGCCGGGGCGGGCGGGCGGACTACGTGATCGTGGATGAGGCACAGTTCCTGGCTCCCGTCCAGATCGACCAGCTCGCCCGTATCGTCGACGACCTCGGCATGGACGTCTTCGCTTTCGGTATCACCACCGACTTCCGGACCAAGCTGTTCCCCGGATCCCAGCGGCTGATCGAACTGGCCGACCGGGTCGAGACGCTCCAGGTCGAGGCGCTCTGCTGGTGCGGTGCACGGGCCACGCACAACGCCCGAACGGTCGGCGGCGAGATGGTCGTCGAAGGCGCCCAGGTGGTCGTGGGAGACGTCAACCAGCAGGCGGGCGAGGTCGGTTACGAGGTTCTGTGCCGGCGTCACCACCAGCGCAGGACGACCAGCGCGAGCGCCCGAGCGGCCGCGCTCTCGCCCGACGTGCTGCCCGTCACCTCTGTCTGA
- a CDS encoding alkaline phosphatase family protein: protein MAQPAWQDPVLLPVDTAPVPEYGSGSLCDLLPTLAAGQGVPGFTAAIPELTPADRNCVFLIDGLGWEQIKAHPDEAPFLHSLLPTSRGGTGRPITAGFPATTATSLASVGTGLPPGEHGLPGYTARNPETGELMNQLRWQPWTPPKAWQPYPTVFKLADAAGVRTAQVSAPAFEQTPLTKIALSGGSFLGRLSGEERMDVAAERLAAGDRSLVYTYYSEVDGKGHRFGVDSDAWRGQLMYVDGLARRLAEQLPPRSALYITADHGMIDIPFDEQSRIDFDEDWELRAGVALLGGEGRARHVYAVPGAESDVLTVWREVLGEQFWVASRDEAIAAGWFGPKIDERVHGRIGDVVAAARDDVVITASVNEPHESAMVGMHGSMTPVEQLVPLLEVRS from the coding sequence ATGGCCCAGCCGGCCTGGCAGGACCCCGTTCTGCTCCCCGTGGACACCGCCCCCGTACCGGAGTACGGCAGCGGCTCGCTCTGCGATCTGCTGCCCACGCTCGCCGCCGGACAGGGCGTACCCGGCTTCACCGCCGCGATCCCCGAACTCACCCCTGCCGACCGCAACTGCGTGTTCCTGATAGACGGTCTCGGCTGGGAGCAGATCAAGGCCCACCCGGACGAGGCACCGTTTCTGCACTCACTGCTGCCCACCTCGCGCGGCGGCACCGGCCGTCCGATCACGGCGGGCTTCCCGGCCACCACCGCGACCTCACTGGCCTCGGTCGGTACCGGACTTCCGCCGGGGGAGCACGGCCTTCCCGGCTACACCGCGCGCAATCCGGAGACCGGCGAGCTGATGAACCAGCTCCGCTGGCAGCCCTGGACCCCGCCGAAGGCCTGGCAGCCGTACCCGACCGTCTTCAAGCTCGCCGACGCCGCCGGTGTGCGCACCGCCCAGGTCTCCGCCCCCGCCTTCGAGCAGACTCCGCTCACCAAGATCGCGCTCAGCGGGGGCTCGTTCCTCGGCCGGCTGTCCGGCGAGGAGCGGATGGACGTCGCCGCCGAACGGCTCGCCGCAGGTGACCGGTCGCTCGTCTACACGTACTACAGCGAGGTCGACGGCAAGGGCCATCGCTTCGGCGTCGACTCCGACGCCTGGCGCGGACAGCTGATGTACGTGGACGGCCTGGCCCGGCGGCTGGCCGAACAGCTCCCGCCCCGCTCGGCGCTGTACATCACCGCCGACCACGGCATGATCGACATCCCCTTCGACGAGCAGTCCCGGATCGACTTCGACGAGGACTGGGAGCTGCGCGCCGGCGTGGCCCTGCTCGGCGGCGAGGGCCGGGCCCGTCATGTGTACGCCGTCCCCGGGGCCGAGAGCGATGTGCTGACCGTCTGGCGGGAAGTGCTCGGCGAGCAGTTCTGGGTGGCGAGCCGGGACGAGGCGATCGCGGCAGGCTGGTTCGGCCCGAAGATCGACGAACGTGTCCACGGCAGGATCGGCGACGTCGTCGCGGCGGCCCGCGACGACGTGGTGATCACGGCTTCGGTCAATGAGCCGCACGAGTCCGCGATGGTCGGCATGCACGGTTCGATGACCCCCGTCGAGCAGCTCGTCCCGCTGCTCGAAGTACGCTCGTAG
- a CDS encoding DUF5998 family protein — MAKTGTTTQGLRAAIERSGYYPALVAEAVEAAVGGEPVASYLVHQETTFDSNEVRRHVTVLVLTDNRFIVSHTDEQNADTSSPTPYATTSTESVKLDRISSVVVSRVVANPEKYVPGTLPREVVLTIGWGAVSRIDLEPAACGDPNCEADHGYTGSSTADDLSLRVSEAGDGPDTVRQTLAFAQALSEATAATAATGR, encoded by the coding sequence ATGGCAAAGACCGGTACGACGACCCAGGGGCTGCGCGCGGCGATCGAGCGCAGCGGCTACTACCCGGCCCTCGTGGCCGAGGCGGTGGAGGCCGCCGTGGGCGGTGAGCCGGTCGCTTCGTACCTGGTGCACCAGGAGACCACCTTCGACTCCAACGAGGTGCGCCGCCACGTCACGGTCCTGGTCCTGACGGACAACCGTTTCATCGTCAGCCACACGGACGAGCAGAACGCGGACACCAGCTCCCCGACGCCGTACGCCACGACCTCCACCGAGTCGGTCAAGCTCGACCGGATCTCGTCGGTCGTGGTCAGCCGTGTCGTGGCCAACCCCGAGAAGTACGTACCGGGCACGCTGCCCCGCGAGGTCGTCCTCACCATCGGATGGGGCGCGGTCTCCCGGATCGACCTGGAGCCGGCCGCCTGCGGCGACCCCAACTGCGAGGCCGACCACGGCTACACCGGCAGCTCCACCGCCGACGATCTGAGCCTGCGGGTCAGCGAGGCCGGTGACGGCCCGGACACCGTGCGCCAGACCCTCGCCTTCGCCCAGGCGCTCTCCGAGGCCACGGCCGCGACCGCGGCGACCGGTCGCTGA
- a CDS encoding bifunctional acetate--CoA ligase family protein/GNAT family N-acetyltransferase yields MQPSPEQSPHHAYPDHWEADVVLRDGGTARIRPITTDDAERLVSFYEQVSDESKYYRFFAPYPRLSDRDVHRFTHHDYVDRVGLAVTVGGEFIATVRYDRIDERGRPASAPADEAEVAFLVQDAHQGRGVASALLEHIAAVARERGIRRFAAEVLPANNKMIKVFRDAGYTQQRSFEDGSVHLTLDLEPTAESLAVQRGREQRAEARSVQRLLAPGSVAVIGAGRTPGGVGRTVLRNLLGAGFTGRTYAVNRAFAADQGTIDGVPAHRSVGEIDEQVDLAVVAVPADRVPEAVADCGEHGVQGLVVLSAGYAEWGAEGRERQRELVRQARSYGMRIIGPNAFGVINNSDAVRLNASLAPEPPAPGRIGLFTQSGAIGIALLSGLYRRGAGLSTFISAGNRADISGNDFLQYWYEDPDTDVALLYLESLGNPRKFTRLARRTAAVKPVVVVKGARHSGSTPPGHAVPVSRIPDATVSALMRQAGVIRVDTVTEMVDAGLLLADQPLPAGPRVAILGNSESLGLLTYDACLAEGLRPRPPRDLTTAATPQHFRDALAQALADEGCDSVVVTAIPWVGENGEAESGDGEVLATALHAAAAAGPAKPVAVVHVEIGGLAEALAAATSTVALPRPSTQSSAAATSPRAAAATTTGPALARTPSAPGTGSGTAGAATDAGSDDGAGAAAGADGGPGIRTGRIPAYPAAERAVRALAEAVRYAQWRRQAAVPGKVPEFLDDTIDEPGAADLIDTLLGPDPDPRGRPLAHDEARELLGRYGITVRPTLPASDPEAAVAAAAQLGYPVALKTTAPHLRHRADLGGVRLDLANESVLRRAYGELTELLGKPAELQPVVQAMAPRGVDTVVRATIDPAAGAVLSFGLAGAPSELLGDTAHRLVPATDRDAAELIRSIRAAPVLFGWRGAAPVDTAALEVLLLRVSRLVDDHPEVVSIALEPVVVATQGLTVLGASVRLSPPPARTDLGPRRLPNY; encoded by the coding sequence ATGCAGCCCTCGCCGGAGCAGAGTCCGCATCACGCGTACCCCGACCACTGGGAAGCGGACGTGGTCCTCCGCGACGGAGGAACCGCCCGGATCAGGCCCATCACCACGGACGACGCCGAACGGCTGGTCAGCTTCTACGAGCAGGTCTCCGACGAGTCGAAGTACTACCGCTTCTTCGCCCCGTACCCGCGTCTGTCCGACAGGGACGTGCACCGCTTCACCCATCACGACTACGTCGACCGGGTGGGGCTCGCGGTCACGGTCGGCGGCGAGTTCATCGCGACCGTCCGCTACGACCGGATCGACGAGCGGGGCAGGCCCGCTTCCGCGCCCGCCGACGAGGCCGAGGTCGCCTTCCTCGTCCAGGACGCGCATCAGGGCCGGGGCGTGGCATCGGCGCTCCTCGAACACATCGCGGCCGTCGCCCGCGAGCGCGGCATCCGCCGCTTCGCTGCCGAGGTGCTGCCCGCAAACAACAAGATGATCAAGGTGTTCCGGGACGCCGGTTACACCCAGCAGCGCAGTTTCGAGGACGGCTCCGTCCATCTCACCCTGGACCTCGAACCGACCGCCGAGTCGCTCGCCGTGCAACGCGGCCGTGAGCAGCGGGCCGAGGCGCGCTCCGTGCAACGGCTGCTCGCCCCCGGATCCGTCGCCGTCATCGGCGCGGGCCGCACTCCCGGCGGGGTCGGCCGCACGGTCCTGCGCAACCTCCTCGGGGCCGGCTTCACGGGCCGTACGTACGCAGTGAACCGCGCCTTCGCCGCCGACCAGGGCACGATCGACGGTGTCCCCGCCCATCGTTCCGTCGGTGAAATCGACGAACAGGTGGATCTCGCGGTTGTCGCCGTCCCCGCCGACCGGGTTCCGGAGGCCGTCGCCGACTGCGGTGAGCACGGTGTCCAGGGCCTGGTCGTCCTCTCCGCCGGGTACGCCGAATGGGGCGCCGAAGGCAGGGAACGGCAGCGTGAACTGGTCCGCCAGGCGCGCTCGTACGGGATGCGGATCATCGGCCCGAATGCCTTCGGTGTCATCAACAACTCCGACGCCGTCCGGCTGAACGCCTCCCTCGCCCCCGAGCCGCCCGCCCCCGGACGCATCGGCCTCTTCACCCAGTCCGGAGCGATCGGCATCGCGCTGCTCTCCGGGCTCTACCGGCGCGGCGCAGGCCTGTCCACCTTCATCTCCGCCGGCAACCGCGCCGACATCTCGGGCAACGACTTCCTGCAGTACTGGTACGAGGACCCGGACACCGACGTCGCCCTTCTGTACCTCGAATCGCTCGGCAACCCGCGCAAGTTCACCCGCCTCGCGCGGCGCACCGCGGCCGTGAAGCCGGTGGTCGTGGTGAAGGGCGCCCGGCACAGTGGCTCCACCCCACCCGGCCATGCGGTGCCGGTCAGCCGGATCCCGGACGCGACGGTCTCCGCGCTCATGCGGCAGGCGGGCGTGATCCGCGTCGACACCGTTACGGAGATGGTCGACGCGGGTCTCCTCCTCGCCGATCAGCCCCTCCCGGCGGGCCCGCGGGTCGCGATCCTCGGCAACTCCGAATCGCTCGGCCTGCTCACGTACGACGCCTGTCTGGCCGAGGGACTGCGCCCGCGCCCGCCCCGCGACCTCACCACCGCCGCCACCCCGCAGCACTTCCGGGATGCCCTGGCCCAGGCCCTCGCCGACGAGGGCTGCGACTCGGTGGTCGTGACGGCGATCCCGTGGGTGGGCGAGAACGGCGAGGCGGAATCGGGCGACGGCGAGGTGCTGGCGACCGCGCTGCACGCGGCCGCCGCGGCCGGTCCCGCCAAGCCGGTGGCCGTCGTCCATGTGGAGATCGGCGGCCTGGCGGAGGCCCTCGCCGCGGCCACCAGTACGGTCGCACTGCCGCGTCCTTCGACACAGTCCTCCGCAGCCGCGACATCCCCGCGCGCAGCAGCCGCCACCACGACCGGCCCCGCCCTTGCGCGTACCCCGTCAGCACCCGGAACCGGCAGCGGCACAGCCGGCGCCGCCACCGATGCGGGCAGCGACGACGGCGCCGGTGCCGCCGCGGGCGCTGACGGCGGCCCCGGCATCCGGACCGGCCGGATTCCCGCCTACCCCGCCGCCGAACGGGCCGTGCGTGCCCTGGCCGAAGCGGTGAGGTACGCGCAGTGGCGACGGCAGGCCGCCGTGCCCGGCAAGGTGCCCGAGTTCCTCGACGACACCATCGACGAGCCGGGTGCCGCCGACCTGATCGACACCCTCCTCGGCCCCGACCCCGACCCGCGGGGCAGACCGCTCGCACACGACGAGGCGCGCGAACTCCTGGGCCGCTACGGCATCACCGTACGGCCTACACTTCCGGCCTCCGACCCGGAAGCCGCTGTCGCCGCGGCGGCACAGCTCGGCTATCCCGTGGCGCTCAAGACCACCGCGCCCCATCTGCGTCACCGTGCCGATCTCGGCGGTGTCCGGCTGGACCTCGCCAACGAGAGCGTGTTGCGCCGGGCGTACGGCGAACTGACCGAACTGCTCGGCAAGCCCGCCGAGCTCCAGCCCGTCGTCCAGGCCATGGCTCCGCGCGGCGTCGACACCGTCGTAAGGGCCACGATCGACCCGGCGGCGGGTGCCGTCCTCTCCTTCGGGCTCGCGGGCGCGCCCTCCGAACTCCTCGGCGACACCGCCCACCGCCTCGTTCCGGCCACCGACCGCGACGCCGCCGAGCTGATCCGGTCCATCCGGGCGGCGCCGGTGCTGTTCGGCTGGCGTGGTGCGGCGCCCGTGGACACCGCAGCGCTGGAAGTGCTGCTGCTGCGGGTGTCCCGGCTGGTCGACGACCATCCCGAGGTGGTCTCCATCGCCCTGGAACCGGTCGTGGTCGCCACTCAGGGGCTGACCGTCCTCGGCGCGAGCGTCCGGCTCTCGCCGCCGCCGGCCCGCACCGACCTCGGTCCCCGCCGCCTCCCCAACTACTGA
- a CDS encoding HPr family phosphocarrier protein, producing the protein MAERRVNVGWAEGLHARPASIFVRAATASGVPVTISKADGNPVNAASMLAVLGLGAHGGEEIVLASEADDSEAALDRLAKLVAEGLDELPETV; encoded by the coding sequence ATGGCTGAGCGCCGCGTCAACGTCGGTTGGGCCGAGGGCCTGCACGCCCGCCCCGCTTCCATCTTCGTCCGTGCCGCTACGGCTTCCGGCGTCCCCGTGACGATCTCCAAGGCCGACGGCAACCCGGTGAACGCCGCCTCCATGCTCGCGGTGCTCGGTCTCGGCGCGCACGGCGGCGAGGAGATCGTGCTCGCGTCCGAGGCCGACGACTCCGAAGCCGCCCTGGACCGTCTGGCGAAGCTGGTCGCCGAAGGGCTCGACGAGCTTCCGGAGACCGTCTGA
- a CDS encoding GntR family transcriptional regulator — MRIPAHSVCTAIRDDIVSGFFERGSRLTEELLARRYGVSRVPVREALRTLESEGFVVTRRHAGACVAEPTEQEAVDLLEVRMLLEPLGAARAAQRRTEAHLKVLRGLVRLGQERARRGEGEDLRSLGGWFHETLAQASGSPGLIALLTQLRHKIAWMYTVEQPARPVESWAERGAIVDAVARRDAERARVLATQHAERAAAAHRLRRADRPGRRPDALRADRVRASQHSVNTMGVRN; from the coding sequence ATGCGCATTCCGGCACATTCGGTATGCACGGCAATCCGTGACGACATCGTCTCCGGTTTTTTCGAACGCGGAAGCCGGCTCACCGAGGAGTTGCTGGCGCGCCGTTACGGAGTCTCCCGTGTTCCGGTACGGGAGGCGCTGCGCACCCTGGAGTCCGAGGGCTTCGTGGTAACCCGCCGGCACGCGGGCGCCTGCGTCGCCGAGCCGACCGAGCAGGAGGCCGTCGACCTCCTGGAGGTCCGGATGCTGCTGGAGCCGCTGGGTGCCGCGCGCGCCGCGCAGCGCCGCACCGAGGCGCATCTCAAGGTATTGCGCGGTCTGGTCAGGCTCGGTCAGGAGCGGGCCCGGCGGGGCGAGGGGGAGGACCTGCGCTCACTGGGCGGCTGGTTCCACGAGACGTTGGCGCAGGCCTCCGGCAGTCCCGGCCTGATCGCGCTGCTCACCCAGCTCCGCCACAAGATCGCCTGGATGTACACGGTCGAGCAGCCGGCCCGCCCGGTGGAATCCTGGGCCGAGCGCGGGGCCATTGTGGACGCGGTGGCGAGGCGTGACGCGGAACGGGCCAGGGTGCTGGCCACCCAGCACGCCGAACGGGCCGCGGCCGCGCACCGGCTGCGCCGCGCCGACCGGCCGGGCCGTCGGCCCGATGCCCTGCGCGCCGACCGGGTGAGGGCTTCGCAACACTCCGTAAACACCATGGGTGTTCGGAATTAA
- a CDS encoding M23 family metallopeptidase: MAFTRATGKHRAPSRLTRSSAKIAGVAALATTGVIGGMASPALAADSSVSETGLNQVIAIEGTLADQIDAQADAQKRQADVAAKAKAEAEAQRKAEAKKKAEAKAKADAKRAAEARAEKARAARSAERTRLGYFQLPVAGSYVTTGYKSSGSLWSSGSHSGIDFHAASGSSVVAVGAGTVVEAGWGGAYGNNIVLRMTDGTYTQYGHLSSIGVSVGQSVGAGQQIGLSGSTGNSTGPHLHFEARTTPSYGSDMDPVAYLRAHGVNV, from the coding sequence ATGGCGTTCACCCGTGCCACCGGGAAGCATCGTGCCCCGAGCCGACTGACGCGCAGCAGCGCGAAGATCGCCGGCGTCGCCGCTCTGGCCACCACCGGCGTCATAGGCGGCATGGCCTCTCCGGCCCTCGCCGCGGACTCCTCCGTCAGCGAGACCGGTCTGAACCAGGTCATCGCCATTGAGGGCACCCTCGCCGACCAGATCGACGCCCAGGCCGACGCGCAGAAGCGCCAGGCCGATGTCGCGGCGAAGGCGAAGGCGGAGGCGGAGGCGCAGCGAAAGGCCGAGGCCAAGAAGAAGGCCGAGGCGAAGGCCAAGGCCGACGCGAAGCGCGCGGCCGAGGCACGCGCCGAGAAGGCCCGCGCCGCCCGGTCCGCCGAGCGCACCCGCCTGGGTTACTTCCAGCTCCCGGTCGCCGGTTCGTACGTCACCACCGGCTACAAGTCCAGCGGCTCGCTCTGGTCCTCCGGCAGCCACTCGGGCATCGACTTCCACGCCGCGTCCGGCAGCTCCGTCGTCGCCGTCGGAGCCGGTACGGTCGTCGAGGCCGGCTGGGGAGGCGCGTACGGCAACAACATCGTGCTCCGGATGACGGACGGCACGTACACGCAGTACGGCCACCTCTCCTCGATCGGCGTCTCCGTCGGCCAGAGCGTCGGCGCGGGCCAGCAGATCGGCCTCTCCGGCTCGACCGGCAACTCCACCGGTCCGCACCTTCACTTCGAGGCCAGGACCACGCCGTCGTACGGCTCCGACATGGACCCCGTCGCGTACCTGCGCGCCCACGGCGTCAACGTCTGA